A single window of Providencia alcalifaciens DNA harbors:
- the sufS gene encoding cysteine desulfurase SufS: MPFDVEAVRQDFPALAQLVNNHPLVYLDSAASAQKPQQVVDAESQFTLYQYAAVHRGVHTLSANATTLVENVRQKAADFLHAASPEEIVFVKGTTEGINLVANSFGRQFIQQGDNIIITEMEHHANIVPWFMLAQERGFEVRILPILEDGTLDITQLEQLIDARTKLFSFTHISNVLGTVNPVKKLISQAREIAGQYENMLAILVDGAQGAMHQQVDVQALDCDFYVCSGHKLYGPTGIGILYGKKALLEQMPPWEGGGAMIRQVSLKKGITFADIPWRFEAGTPNISGMIGLGAALDYLNRLGLSETFAYEKQLMQYATDLLKQVPSLRLYGNDQREGVIAFNLGEHHAYDVGAFLDRYGIAIRTGHHCAMPLMEHYQVPAMCRASIGVYTTKQDIDALYNALLRVKQLLG, from the coding sequence ATGCCATTTGATGTTGAAGCAGTCAGGCAGGATTTTCCTGCCTTAGCACAATTAGTGAATAACCATCCGTTGGTCTATTTAGATAGCGCGGCGAGTGCTCAAAAGCCTCAGCAGGTTGTGGATGCTGAGAGTCAATTTACGTTGTATCAATATGCGGCAGTGCATCGTGGGGTTCATACGCTAAGCGCGAATGCCACCACGTTGGTGGAGAATGTTCGCCAAAAAGCAGCGGATTTTTTGCACGCGGCTTCCCCTGAAGAGATAGTGTTTGTTAAAGGGACGACGGAAGGGATTAACCTTGTTGCTAATAGCTTTGGGCGTCAGTTTATCCAGCAGGGTGATAATATTATTATCACTGAGATGGAGCACCACGCGAACATCGTTCCTTGGTTTATGTTGGCGCAAGAGCGTGGTTTTGAAGTGCGAATTCTGCCTATTCTTGAGGATGGTACTCTTGATATTACTCAGCTCGAACAACTCATAGATGCGCGCACAAAGCTATTTAGTTTTACTCATATTTCCAATGTGCTTGGTACCGTTAACCCGGTGAAAAAATTGATTTCGCAAGCGCGTGAAATTGCAGGGCAGTATGAAAACATGCTGGCTATCCTAGTGGATGGTGCGCAAGGGGCGATGCATCAGCAGGTGGATGTACAAGCGCTGGATTGCGATTTTTATGTGTGTTCAGGGCATAAGCTATACGGGCCAACAGGTATTGGGATCCTCTACGGCAAAAAGGCATTGCTTGAGCAGATGCCTCCTTGGGAAGGTGGCGGAGCGATGATCCGCCAAGTCAGCCTGAAAAAAGGGATTACATTTGCGGATATTCCATGGCGATTTGAAGCTGGTACACCGAATATCAGCGGTATGATTGGTTTAGGCGCAGCTTTAGACTATCTCAATAGACTTGGATTAAGCGAAACTTTTGCGTATGAAAAGCAATTGATGCAATATGCGACGGATTTGCTTAAGCAAGTGCCTTCTCTTCGTTTATATGGAAATGACCAACGTGAAGGTGTGATAGCCTTTAATTTAGGTGAACATCATGCTTATGATGTTGGGGCATTTCTAGATAGATATGGGATTGCCATTCGTACTGGGCACCACTGTGCGATGCCATTAATGGAGCATTATCAAGTTCCAGCGATGTGCCGGGCATCTATTGGTGTTTATACGACTAAGCAGGATATCGATGCATTGTACAATGCATTATTGCGCGTTAAGCAATTACTCGGCTAG
- the sufD gene encoding Fe-S cluster assembly protein SufD: MAGLLTNSERAEKRAAVDALNQQAMRRFETLYEQGLGRKSQHAQTHWSLAKHVGLPAFRHEDWHYTPLNSVLNTHYRFSSQEQQVPLSEGLALAIDAYRIVLVDGRYNAELSSVDTGEFQVSLLDSQDWLPDAVSSEIFLHLTECLAAQPLIIQLAANKVATKPLYLLNISSGSHDPSSMNMSQYRYHLTLGNNSQSQVIEHFVSLDDQPHLTGGRLTVEVGDNTQFTHFKLMTENPQAQHFAHNDIVVGRDSQVKSSSFLLGAGLTRHHTSSRLDGENTEFELNSLLLPQGNEIADTRSYLEHNAGYCNSRQLHKVIAMDSSKAVFNGMIKVDPNALKTDGQMTNNTLLLGEKAEIDTKPQLEIYADDVKCGHGATVGRIDDEQLFYLRSRGIGSQAAKQMIINAFAAELTESITIDGLKQAVMASIHQRLAEV, translated from the coding sequence ATGGCTGGCTTATTGACCAACAGTGAAAGAGCGGAAAAACGCGCTGCGGTTGATGCTTTAAATCAGCAGGCAATGCGCCGTTTTGAAACGCTATATGAGCAAGGATTAGGTAGAAAATCTCAGCACGCTCAAACCCATTGGAGCCTCGCTAAACACGTTGGGCTGCCAGCTTTTCGTCATGAAGATTGGCACTATACTCCGTTAAATAGCGTGTTAAATACCCACTACCGTTTTAGCTCACAAGAACAGCAGGTACCGCTAAGTGAGGGGCTCGCATTAGCTATCGATGCTTATCGTATTGTGCTGGTGGATGGACGTTACAATGCGGAACTCAGTTCTGTCGATACGGGAGAGTTTCAAGTTTCTCTGCTCGATAGCCAAGACTGGCTTCCTGATGCGGTGAGTAGCGAGATTTTCTTACATTTAACGGAATGCCTAGCGGCTCAACCGCTTATTATCCAGTTAGCTGCCAATAAAGTTGCTACTAAGCCACTCTATTTATTGAATATCTCCAGCGGCAGCCATGATCCAAGCTCGATGAACATGAGTCAATATCGCTACCATTTGACTCTGGGAAATAATAGCCAGTCTCAAGTAATTGAACATTTTGTCAGCTTAGATGACCAACCGCATCTCACTGGAGGGCGCTTGACTGTCGAAGTGGGAGATAACACTCAGTTTACCCATTTTAAGCTGATGACAGAAAACCCACAGGCTCAGCACTTTGCCCACAATGACATTGTGGTGGGACGCGATAGCCAAGTGAAAAGTAGCAGCTTTTTATTAGGTGCAGGGCTAACTCGTCATCATACAAGTAGCCGTCTTGACGGTGAAAATACGGAATTTGAGTTAAACAGCCTGTTGTTGCCGCAAGGTAATGAAATAGCCGACACACGTAGCTATCTTGAGCATAATGCGGGTTATTGTAATAGCCGACAGTTGCATAAAGTGATCGCCATGGATAGCAGCAAAGCGGTATTCAACGGTATGATCAAAGTTGACCCTAATGCGCTGAAAACAGACGGTCAAATGACTAACAATACCCTGTTACTGGGTGAAAAAGCGGAAATTGACACTAAGCCTCAACTGGAGATTTATGCCGATGACGTGAAATGTGGTCATGGGGCAACAGTTGGGCGTATCGATGATGAGCAACTCTTTTATCTACGCTCTAGAGGGATTGGTAGCCAAGCTGCTAAGCAGATGATTATCAATGCATTCGCAGCTGAGTTAACCGAATCTATTACTATCGATGGGTTAAAACAGGCCGTGATGGCGAGTATTCATCAACGCTTAGCGGAGGTGTAA
- the pykF gene encoding pyruvate kinase PykF, giving the protein MKKTKIVCTIGPKTESEEKLTQLLDAGMNVMRLNFSHGDYEEHGQRINNLRSVCAKTGKQAAILLDTKGPEIRTMKLEGGNDVSLVAGQTFTFTTDTSVVGNQERVAVTYPGLTKDLKVGDTVLVDDGLIGMTVTNITATEVICQVLNNGDLGEKKGVNLPGVSIGLPALAEKDKEDLVFGCQQGVDFVAASFIRKRSDVEEIRAHLKKHGGENIQIISKIENQEGLNNFDEILEASDGIMVARGDLGVEIPVEEVIFAQKMMIEKCVKARKVVITATQMLDSMIKNPRPTRAEAGDVANAILDGTDAVMLSGESAKGKYPVEAVTIMATICERTDRVMPTRVENQKPTQRLRVTEAVCRGAVEMSEKLDVPLIVVATYGGKSAKSVRKYFPTAPILALTTNEETARQLLLVKGVIPMIVGPFESTDDFYREGKRAALESGLAGEGDAVVMVSGALVQSGTTNTSSVHVL; this is encoded by the coding sequence ATGAAAAAAACCAAAATTGTTTGTACCATCGGTCCAAAAACCGAATCAGAAGAGAAATTAACTCAGTTATTGGATGCAGGCATGAACGTCATGCGCCTTAACTTCTCCCACGGTGACTATGAAGAACACGGTCAACGTATCAACAACCTCCGCTCTGTCTGTGCAAAAACCGGTAAACAAGCAGCTATTCTGCTGGACACTAAAGGTCCAGAAATCCGTACCATGAAACTGGAAGGCGGCAATGATGTTTCTCTCGTTGCAGGTCAGACTTTCACTTTCACAACAGATACTTCTGTTGTCGGTAACCAAGAACGCGTTGCAGTGACTTACCCTGGCCTGACCAAAGACCTGAAAGTAGGTGATACCGTTTTAGTTGATGATGGCTTAATCGGTATGACCGTAACCAACATCACTGCAACTGAAGTGATCTGCCAAGTATTAAACAATGGCGATCTTGGTGAGAAAAAAGGTGTTAACTTACCGGGCGTTTCTATCGGTTTACCTGCGCTGGCAGAAAAAGATAAAGAAGATCTCGTTTTCGGTTGCCAACAAGGTGTCGACTTTGTTGCAGCTTCATTTATCCGTAAACGTTCAGACGTTGAAGAAATTCGTGCTCACCTGAAAAAACACGGTGGCGAAAATATTCAAATCATCTCTAAAATCGAAAACCAAGAAGGTTTAAATAACTTCGACGAAATCCTTGAAGCCTCTGACGGTATCATGGTCGCTCGTGGTGACTTAGGGGTTGAGATCCCTGTAGAAGAAGTTATCTTCGCCCAAAAAATGATGATTGAAAAATGTGTTAAAGCGCGCAAAGTCGTTATCACTGCGACTCAAATGCTAGACTCAATGATCAAAAACCCACGCCCTACCCGTGCAGAAGCGGGTGACGTTGCAAACGCCATCTTAGACGGTACTGATGCTGTTATGCTGTCTGGGGAAAGTGCGAAAGGTAAGTATCCAGTTGAAGCTGTGACTATCATGGCAACTATCTGTGAACGTACTGACCGCGTTATGCCAACCCGTGTTGAAAATCAAAAACCAACCCAGCGCTTACGTGTGACTGAAGCTGTCTGCCGTGGTGCCGTTGAAATGTCTGAAAAACTGGATGTGCCATTAATCGTTGTTGCAACTTATGGTGGTAAATCTGCAAAATCAGTACGTAAATATTTCCCTACTGCACCAATTCTGGCTCTGACAACTAACGAAGAAACTGCTCGTCAGTTGCTGTTAGTTAAAGGCGTTATTCCAATGATCGTGGGTCCTTTCGAATCAACCGATGATTTCTATCGTGAAGGTAAACGTGCGGCGCTGGAAAGCGGATTAGCAGGAGAAGGTGATGCAGTCGTGATGGTATCCGGGGCATTAGTACAAAGTGGTACAACAAATACCTCATCAGTACATGTTCTGTAG
- a CDS encoding major outer membrane lipoprotein, whose translation MIRTKIVLGSIVLASALLAGCSNSTEVQKLSSDVQTLNGKVDQLSNDVQSLRSDVQTAQEEAARANQRLDNQVRTYKK comes from the coding sequence ATGATTCGTACTAAAATTGTACTGGGCTCTATCGTATTAGCTTCAGCATTACTGGCGGGTTGTTCTAACAGCACTGAAGTGCAAAAGCTCTCTTCAGACGTGCAAACGCTGAACGGTAAAGTTGACCAACTGAGCAACGATGTTCAGTCACTGCGTTCTGATGTACAAACTGCACAAGAAGAAGCAGCTCGTGCAAACCAACGTCTGGACAACCAAGTACGTACTTACAAAAAATAA
- the sufC gene encoding Fe-S cluster assembly ATPase SufC: MLSIKDLHVSVEGNEILKGLSLEIKPGEVHAIMGPNGSGKSTLSATLAGREDYQIDSGEVTFNGKDLLELDPEERAGEGIFLAFQYPVEIPGVSNQFFLQTSVNAVREYRQQEALDRFDFQDFIEDKIELLDMPQDLLTRSVNVGFSGGEKKRNDILQMAALEPKLCILDETDSGLDIDALKIVSNGVNSLRTPERSFIIVTHYQRILDYVKPDFVHVLYQGKIIKSGDFSLAKKLEEQGYGWLIDQQ; this comes from the coding sequence TCTTAAAAGGGCTGTCACTGGAAATTAAACCAGGGGAAGTTCATGCCATTATGGGGCCAAACGGTTCGGGTAAAAGCACCTTATCTGCAACCCTCGCAGGCCGTGAAGATTACCAAATTGATAGTGGTGAAGTGACGTTCAACGGTAAGGATTTACTTGAGTTAGATCCTGAAGAACGTGCGGGTGAAGGGATCTTTCTTGCATTCCAATATCCGGTTGAAATTCCGGGTGTGAGTAACCAATTTTTCCTGCAAACGTCAGTGAATGCAGTGCGTGAATATCGCCAGCAAGAGGCGTTAGACCGCTTTGATTTCCAAGATTTCATCGAAGATAAAATTGAATTATTGGATATGCCACAAGACTTGCTCACTCGTTCAGTTAACGTGGGTTTCTCCGGTGGAGAGAAAAAACGTAATGACATTTTGCAGATGGCGGCGTTAGAACCTAAGTTATGTATTTTAGATGAAACCGATTCTGGTTTAGATATCGATGCGCTAAAAATCGTCTCCAATGGCGTAAATTCACTGCGTACTCCTGAGCGTTCATTCATTATCGTGACCCATTATCAGCGTATTTTGGACTATGTAAAACCTGATTTTGTGCACGTCCTGTATCAAGGGAAAATCATCAAATCCGGTGATTTCAGTTTAGCGAAAAAACTGGAGGAGCAAGGCTATGGCTGGCTTATTGACCAACAGTGA
- a CDS encoding L,D-transpeptidase family protein: protein MKRVLTAVSLFVMSAVLAPAQAKDYPLPNNNTRLIGENITYVVPNDGRPLEAIASDYQIGLLAMLEANPGTDPYLPEVGKSLIIPAQMLLPSTPRTGVVINLAEMRLYYYPENSHKVAVYPIGIGQLGRDTPEMVTSISQLIKDPTWTPTTNIRKHYAQQGITLPAVVPAGPENPMGLYALRLSYGRGEYLIHGTNANFGIGMRVSSGCIRLRPDDIKALFTHVPKGARVQVIDQPVKYAKEPDGSYYIEVHQPLSRKDSDDPQTMPIKLTEDFQAFLASNPGIDKAKVQAELSRRSGLPVRVNVGDDSESMKRDYQQLKPIAPFTITQPQPMFEGEVKSSIPAKYQSFKS from the coding sequence ATGAAAAGAGTTTTGACGGCGGTAAGTCTGTTTGTCATGAGTGCGGTGCTAGCACCAGCGCAGGCTAAAGATTATCCATTACCCAATAACAACACACGCCTGATCGGGGAAAATATCACCTATGTGGTGCCTAACGATGGACGCCCACTGGAAGCTATCGCAAGCGACTATCAGATTGGTTTGTTAGCGATGTTAGAGGCGAATCCAGGGACAGACCCTTATTTACCTGAAGTAGGTAAATCGCTGATTATTCCTGCTCAAATGTTATTACCTTCGACACCGCGTACAGGTGTCGTGATTAACTTGGCGGAAATGCGCCTTTATTATTACCCTGAAAACAGCCATAAAGTGGCAGTGTATCCGATTGGCATTGGTCAGCTAGGGCGAGACACACCTGAAATGGTGACGTCAATTAGCCAATTGATTAAAGACCCAACATGGACACCGACCACGAATATCCGTAAACATTATGCGCAGCAGGGTATTACACTTCCGGCGGTGGTGCCTGCAGGCCCAGAAAATCCTATGGGACTGTATGCGTTACGCCTTTCTTATGGTCGTGGCGAATACTTAATCCACGGCACTAACGCCAATTTTGGTATTGGTATGCGTGTTAGCTCTGGCTGTATTCGTTTACGCCCAGATGATATTAAGGCACTGTTTACTCATGTTCCAAAAGGAGCACGCGTTCAAGTTATCGATCAGCCAGTTAAATATGCAAAAGAGCCAGATGGTAGCTATTACATTGAAGTGCATCAACCATTGTCACGTAAAGACAGTGATGACCCACAGACAATGCCAATCAAACTGACTGAAGATTTTCAAGCGTTTTTAGCGAGTAATCCGGGAATTGATAAAGCGAAAGTTCAGGCAGAGCTATCTAGACGTTCAGGACTGCCAGTTAGGGTGAATGTGGGGGATGATTCAGAATCGATGAAACGCGATTATCAGCAATTAAAACCAATTGCGCCATTCACGATTACTCAACCACAACCTATGTTTGAAGGGGAAGTAAAATCTTCTATTCCTGCGAAATATCAGTCATTTAAAAGCTAA
- the sufE gene encoding cysteine desulfuration protein SufE has protein sequence MSALPDEAKLLRNFARCQDWEERYLYMIELGGRLPALSEAQQVDDNLIAGCQSQVWIDMQKQPDGHVVLAGDSDAAIVKGLVAIVIILFQGKTPEQILTVDVKHFFQQLALEQHLTPSRTQGLNGMIKSILARAHQLL, from the coding sequence ATGTCGGCGTTACCCGATGAAGCGAAGCTATTACGCAATTTTGCACGTTGCCAAGATTGGGAAGAGCGCTATTTGTATATGATTGAACTGGGCGGGCGTTTACCTGCGTTATCTGAAGCTCAACAGGTGGATGATAACTTGATAGCGGGTTGCCAAAGCCAAGTGTGGATTGATATGCAAAAACAACCGGATGGTCATGTTGTTCTTGCTGGAGATAGTGATGCCGCTATTGTTAAAGGGTTAGTAGCGATTGTGATTATTCTCTTTCAAGGAAAAACACCTGAACAGATCCTTACAGTGGATGTAAAACACTTTTTCCAGCAATTGGCTCTTGAACAGCATCTGACACCTTCTCGGACTCAAGGTTTAAATGGCATGATCAAGTCGATTTTAGCGCGAGCTCACCAACTTCTTTAA